The following proteins are encoded in a genomic region of Alistipes shahii WAL 8301:
- a CDS encoding SusC/RagA family TonB-linked outer membrane protein, producing the protein MTMTIQKLFCKIVPWVCVLIPGLIPITELSANPRFEYTVNDLSEAVSAPQERGGEFKLTGQVFDETKAGVPGATVTVKGSTRGVITGNDGSFTLEVTPTDVIVISYLGYETQEIPVGARKNIVVELVRKTSELEAVTVVAYGKQRKESIVGAINTLDAKELKVSTGQLSSSLAGKLAGLVVMQRTGEPGSSAEFWIRGVNTFGTGSTTPLVLVDGIERSMDLVDADDIATFSILKDATATAVYGVRGANGIILITTKRGMEGTPKINVKAEFGMTQPTKLPKMANTRQWLDFYDELCRDSPTGEQGFSDYERQMYLSGKDPDLYPSVDWTKEIFKNLAMTGRVNVSVAGGSPKVRYYVGSSYYTEGGIFNIADNKRYDAQMNYNKFNFRSNIDINITKSTELGLSLSTQYTTTNQPNSSLADLYNYTMLSTPISTAPIYSDGTLAIASDNGSTNPYNMLNNSGYARTANVVAQSLMSLTQDFSDIITPGLKANVKFSWDAQNSTTLNRAYSPNVYSATGRDEDGNLIFDQTVVGTGYMSLARSNAGWTTINFEGSLTYERLFADDHRVSALFLYSVRNRTNNVPGTYIAAFPYRNMGIAARVTYAFRDKYFLEFNCGYNGSENFAPGKRYGFFPAYALGYMISNEKFWEPLRDKINVLKIRGSYGKIGNDQIGGSRRFAYNTTMNVSAPGFVWGTTGPSGTIYTGIPTNGYTTGEIGNANVAWEEATKADVGIELGLYNKVRIQADYFYEKREGIFIQRESTPSVVGTKVAQYVNLGRMQNQGVDLSLEFDHQFNKDLSLSARGNFTYNRNKKLYDDKPDQIWKYQNLAGFAQNQQFGLIAEGLFESEEDIATWPKQNFGDVRPGDIKYRDINGDGVVDTFDKVAIGYTTIPEINYGFGASLNWKGFDISVFFSGVANTTRIISGFNLFGQASNIKRSGQIFADVAEKRWTLDNQDPNAPYPRLAMKKVDNNQQASTYWLRDMSFLRLKNAEIGYTLPRAWTKKAGFSAVRFYVQGVNLLTFSDFKLWDPELSASYGNQYPQVRTVTIGVNLNF; encoded by the coding sequence ATGACAATGACTATACAAAAGCTCTTTTGTAAAATAGTGCCCTGGGTGTGTGTGTTGATTCCGGGGCTTATCCCGATTACGGAATTGAGCGCGAATCCAAGATTCGAGTATACCGTAAACGACCTTTCCGAGGCGGTATCGGCTCCGCAAGAGAGGGGGGGGGAATTTAAGCTAACCGGTCAGGTATTCGACGAGACCAAGGCCGGAGTCCCGGGTGCGACAGTCACCGTCAAAGGCAGCACCCGCGGCGTTATCACCGGCAACGACGGCAGTTTTACGCTCGAGGTCACTCCGACCGATGTGATCGTGATCTCCTACCTGGGTTATGAAACGCAGGAGATTCCGGTGGGCGCCCGAAAGAATATCGTCGTCGAACTGGTCCGCAAAACCTCCGAACTGGAAGCTGTGACCGTAGTCGCCTACGGCAAACAGCGCAAAGAGAGCATCGTCGGAGCCATCAACACGCTCGACGCCAAAGAGTTGAAAGTATCCACAGGACAACTTTCATCGAGCCTCGCCGGAAAACTCGCCGGTCTGGTCGTCATGCAGCGTACGGGCGAGCCGGGATCGAGCGCCGAATTCTGGATCCGCGGCGTGAATACGTTCGGAACAGGCAGCACGACGCCTCTGGTGCTCGTCGACGGTATCGAACGCAGCATGGACCTGGTCGACGCAGACGACATCGCCACCTTCTCGATCCTGAAGGACGCCACCGCAACGGCTGTTTACGGCGTGCGCGGAGCGAACGGCATCATCCTGATTACCACCAAGCGCGGTATGGAGGGAACGCCGAAGATCAACGTGAAGGCCGAATTCGGCATGACCCAGCCGACGAAGCTGCCCAAGATGGCCAACACCAGGCAATGGCTCGATTTCTACGACGAATTGTGCCGGGACAGCCCGACCGGAGAGCAGGGTTTTTCGGATTATGAGCGCCAGATGTACCTGAGCGGCAAAGATCCCGACCTCTATCCGTCCGTCGACTGGACGAAGGAAATTTTCAAGAACCTGGCCATGACCGGCCGCGTCAACGTAAGCGTGGCGGGCGGTTCCCCCAAGGTGCGCTATTACGTGGGGTCGTCCTATTACACCGAAGGCGGTATCTTCAACATCGCCGACAACAAGCGTTACGACGCCCAGATGAACTACAACAAGTTCAATTTCCGTTCGAACATCGACATCAACATCACCAAGTCGACGGAACTCGGGCTCTCGCTGTCGACCCAATACACGACGACGAACCAGCCCAACAGCTCGTTGGCCGACCTGTACAACTACACCATGCTTTCGACGCCGATCTCGACTGCACCCATCTATTCGGACGGCACGCTCGCCATCGCTTCGGACAACGGCAGCACCAACCCCTACAACATGCTCAACAACTCGGGCTACGCACGGACCGCGAACGTCGTCGCCCAGTCGCTGATGTCGCTGACCCAGGACTTTTCGGATATCATCACGCCGGGCCTCAAGGCCAACGTCAAGTTTTCATGGGACGCCCAGAACTCGACGACCCTCAACCGGGCCTACTCCCCCAACGTCTATTCGGCCACCGGCCGCGACGAGGACGGCAACCTGATTTTCGACCAGACGGTCGTCGGAACGGGCTACATGTCGCTCGCGCGGTCCAATGCCGGCTGGACGACGATCAACTTCGAGGGAAGCCTCACCTACGAACGGCTCTTTGCCGATGACCACCGCGTAAGCGCCCTGTTCCTTTACAGCGTACGCAACCGGACCAATAACGTCCCCGGAACCTATATCGCGGCTTTCCCCTATCGGAACATGGGTATTGCGGCCCGCGTCACCTACGCCTTCCGGGACAAATATTTCCTGGAGTTCAACTGCGGCTACAACGGTTCGGAGAACTTCGCTCCGGGCAAGCGATACGGTTTCTTCCCCGCCTATGCGCTGGGTTACATGATCAGCAACGAGAAATTCTGGGAGCCGCTGCGCGACAAGATCAATGTACTGAAGATCAGAGGTTCTTATGGCAAAATCGGTAACGACCAGATCGGCGGAAGCCGTCGTTTCGCCTATAACACGACGATGAACGTCTCCGCCCCCGGTTTCGTTTGGGGAACCACGGGCCCCAGCGGCACGATCTATACGGGTATTCCGACGAACGGTTACACGACCGGAGAGATCGGCAATGCCAACGTGGCCTGGGAAGAGGCGACGAAGGCCGACGTAGGTATCGAATTGGGACTGTATAACAAGGTCCGTATTCAGGCCGACTACTTCTACGAGAAACGCGAAGGCATCTTCATCCAGCGCGAATCGACTCCGTCGGTGGTAGGAACCAAGGTCGCCCAGTATGTCAACCTGGGCCGGATGCAGAATCAGGGCGTGGATTTGTCGCTCGAATTCGACCATCAGTTCAACAAGGACCTCAGCCTGTCGGCACGCGGTAACTTCACCTACAACCGCAACAAAAAACTCTACGACGATAAACCGGATCAGATCTGGAAATACCAGAACCTGGCGGGATTCGCCCAGAACCAGCAGTTCGGACTTATCGCCGAGGGTTTGTTCGAATCCGAAGAAGACATCGCCACCTGGCCGAAACAGAATTTCGGCGATGTCCGTCCGGGCGACATCAAATACCGCGACATCAACGGCGACGGCGTAGTCGACACGTTCGACAAGGTGGCCATCGGTTATACGACTATTCCGGAGATCAACTACGGCTTCGGCGCCAGCCTCAACTGGAAAGGATTCGATATTTCGGTATTCTTCTCGGGCGTCGCCAATACGACCCGTATCATCAGCGGTTTCAACCTGTTCGGACAGGCTTCGAACATCAAACGGTCGGGACAGATTTTTGCCGACGTAGCCGAAAAGCGTTGGACGCTGGACAACCAGGACCCCAACGCTCCCTATCCCCGCCTGGCCATGAAGAAGGTCGACAACAACCAGCAGGCATCGACCTATTGGCTGCGCGACATGAGCTTCCTGCGCCTGAAGAACGCCGAAATCGGCTATACGCTTCCCAGGGCATGGACCAAAAAAGCAGGTTTCTCAGCGGTTCGATTCTATGTTCAAGGCGTCAATCTGCTTACATTCAGCGATTTCAAATTATGGGATCCCGAATTGAGCGCCAGCTACGGTAACCAGTATCCTCAAGTCCGCACCGTTACGATCGGTGTAAACCTGAACTTCTAA
- a CDS encoding DUF6259 domain-containing protein, protein MKRICKLSVCLLLLNLPTFARCQTAVSRTGDDYTLSNRYVEAVFGAGKVFGIKKLVLNGRSVAPEGQNDRPWALVYKGPQGENPELLPEHAVYEGVGVRDDAGAKTLVFTWQLTLDYSPVKYPVRMYVTLPDGGELLQWNLEADLPAGWLVTDVKFPRIVIDRPAAGKVITTEGWGVEKPLDIATFEARYPSHASAMQFVLVHNGDGALYYGTEDRRGCGKTYSVQCTHKTVVFNDAIPASAGWIENGTFRLPWTSVVGFAPEGWEDAVVRWYRPFTFTTEWGSKPLSARNIPQWCYNADAWVRAKYVGDDTFDAVKSAAEYFGDGLGVHWYFWHNHPYDTHYPDYLPAKEGFAGMVRAVQQSGARVTPYINGRLWDPAADSYKRDRGYDASCRKPDGSLYTEIYPTSKVLNTVTCPSTAIWHRKIIGLVDSLQTGLGVDGVYIDQISAAAPEPCWNERHDHPVGGGSFWYDGYRRLIGEIRANHLQEGKILTSEENAECYIDLFDMLLVVNTPHEENACVIKPVFPMVYSDRAVTSAFTYTPATADKMGLGDFRYELAKALLWGSQIGWVDPRPLMSERAAKEARFMKTLMDFRRGVHDVVYGGLFIREFAPSGDNPVVRIPGFGDDASVLAAEWLKPDGKRVYLIVNMDDKAHTVSLPGVGKPVGMAGASCRRIDL, encoded by the coding sequence ATGAAACGAATCTGCAAGCTGTCGGTATGCCTGCTATTGCTGAACCTGCCGACTTTCGCCCGATGCCAGACTGCGGTAAGCCGGACCGGCGACGATTACACCCTGTCCAATCGATATGTGGAGGCCGTTTTCGGCGCCGGCAAGGTTTTCGGGATTAAAAAACTGGTGCTGAACGGCCGTTCTGTGGCTCCCGAAGGGCAGAACGACCGGCCGTGGGCGCTCGTCTACAAAGGCCCGCAGGGCGAGAATCCCGAGTTGCTGCCCGAACACGCTGTTTACGAGGGAGTCGGGGTACGCGACGATGCCGGGGCCAAAACGCTTGTCTTCACGTGGCAGTTGACACTCGATTACTCGCCGGTGAAATATCCTGTCCGGATGTACGTCACGCTGCCCGACGGCGGCGAGTTGCTGCAATGGAACCTGGAGGCCGATCTGCCTGCCGGATGGCTGGTCACCGACGTGAAGTTTCCCCGCATCGTAATCGACCGTCCGGCGGCCGGTAAAGTGATTACGACCGAAGGCTGGGGTGTCGAAAAACCGCTCGACATTGCCACTTTCGAGGCTCGCTATCCCTCGCATGCTTCGGCTATGCAGTTCGTGCTGGTGCACAACGGCGACGGAGCCCTTTACTACGGCACAGAGGACCGCCGGGGCTGCGGCAAGACCTACTCGGTGCAGTGTACGCACAAAACGGTCGTCTTCAATGACGCGATTCCTGCTTCGGCCGGCTGGATCGAAAACGGAACGTTCCGCCTGCCCTGGACTTCGGTCGTGGGCTTTGCCCCCGAAGGTTGGGAGGACGCCGTCGTCCGGTGGTATCGTCCTTTCACCTTTACGACCGAGTGGGGCAGCAAACCGCTCTCTGCACGTAACATTCCGCAGTGGTGCTATAACGCCGACGCATGGGTGCGCGCTAAATACGTCGGCGACGATACGTTCGATGCGGTCAAAAGCGCCGCCGAATACTTCGGCGATGGATTGGGTGTACACTGGTACTTCTGGCACAACCATCCCTACGATACGCACTATCCCGACTACCTGCCTGCCAAAGAGGGCTTTGCCGGGATGGTCCGCGCCGTTCAGCAGTCGGGGGCCCGGGTCACGCCTTACATCAACGGCCGTCTCTGGGACCCCGCGGCGGACAGCTATAAGCGCGACCGCGGTTACGATGCTTCGTGCCGCAAGCCCGACGGATCGCTCTATACCGAAATTTATCCCACCTCGAAGGTTCTCAATACGGTGACATGCCCTTCGACCGCCATCTGGCACAGGAAGATTATCGGACTGGTCGACAGTCTCCAGACCGGGCTCGGCGTCGACGGCGTCTATATCGACCAGATTTCGGCAGCGGCGCCGGAGCCCTGCTGGAACGAGCGCCACGACCACCCGGTCGGCGGCGGGAGTTTCTGGTACGACGGCTACCGCAGGCTCATCGGCGAAATCCGCGCCAACCATTTGCAGGAGGGGAAAATTCTGACCAGCGAAGAGAACGCCGAGTGTTACATCGACCTGTTCGACATGCTGCTGGTGGTCAATACACCCCACGAGGAGAACGCCTGCGTCATCAAACCCGTATTCCCGATGGTTTACTCCGACCGTGCTGTTACCAGCGCATTTACCTACACGCCCGCCACGGCGGATAAAATGGGCCTCGGCGACTTCCGTTACGAACTGGCCAAAGCCCTGTTGTGGGGTTCGCAGATCGGGTGGGTCGATCCGCGGCCGCTGATGTCGGAGCGCGCGGCGAAAGAGGCCCGCTTCATGAAGACGCTCATGGACTTCCGCCGGGGAGTGCATGATGTGGTGTACGGGGGCTTGTTTATCCGCGAGTTCGCCCCGTCGGGCGATAATCCGGTCGTCCGGATTCCCGGATTCGGCGACGATGCTTCGGTGTTGGCCGCCGAGTGGCTAAAACCCGACGGAAAGCGGGTTTACCTGATCGTCAACATGGACGACAAGGCGCACACGGTCTCGCTGCCGGGTGTCGGCAAACCGGTCGGGATGGCCGGAGCCTCCTGTCGGCGTATCGACTTGTAA
- a CDS encoding BT_3987 domain-containing protein encodes MKINMWKLLFAALIASTAMVACKDERNNYMVDDTISFLATDNQLINVALYNEECDLTVIKSGKGQTGATARLEVSEAALEAYNTANGTDYKALPANYVTFSPAIKFSEKDIRKTVKVTWDDENINSLGEGNYAVAIELSVDNNALEVPEARKVMIVSMAWSHLGMEADVAPVFSPAASRETAVYEGPVTIDNPISVMDITVDYEIDNSLITAYNDANGTDYKAAPADLVSLAATSSQLEAGKSSTAFSLQILSEKLFNGNELKAVDDNQYLVPVRIKSLSNEAIGISRSVMYVPVSFNRDVKGPWTLLEGENNCYGKDPNAPAWALGYTANKLFDGILTAGGEWISSWDNGPISFPMTFVVDMGKARVFTKFLISDYTTHQGNYREYEIYIADKYNGASTQWTLVADGKRDFKGWTGTIETYDYPVKTMIAGRYLKFIILKPENPQTGDYLNGRGKLADVQGIGF; translated from the coding sequence ATGAAAATAAATATGTGGAAACTGTTGTTTGCAGCCCTGATCGCATCGACCGCCATGGTCGCCTGCAAGGATGAGCGCAACAACTACATGGTAGACGATACGATCTCATTTCTCGCGACAGACAACCAGCTTATCAATGTAGCCCTGTATAATGAAGAATGTGATCTGACCGTCATTAAGAGCGGCAAGGGACAAACCGGCGCTACGGCGCGGCTGGAGGTTTCGGAAGCTGCGCTCGAAGCGTACAATACGGCCAACGGCACGGACTACAAGGCCCTGCCGGCAAACTACGTGACATTCTCTCCGGCGATCAAGTTCTCCGAAAAGGATATCCGCAAGACGGTTAAGGTAACCTGGGACGACGAGAACATCAATTCGCTCGGAGAAGGAAACTATGCCGTCGCAATCGAATTATCCGTCGACAACAACGCGCTGGAGGTTCCCGAAGCCCGCAAGGTAATGATCGTCAGCATGGCATGGTCGCACCTGGGCATGGAAGCGGATGTAGCGCCCGTGTTCAGCCCGGCCGCTTCGCGCGAAACCGCGGTTTACGAAGGCCCCGTCACCATCGACAACCCGATCTCGGTGATGGATATTACCGTCGACTACGAAATCGACAACAGCCTGATCACCGCTTATAACGACGCGAACGGAACCGACTACAAGGCCGCTCCCGCAGACCTGGTTTCGCTGGCCGCGACATCGTCACAGCTCGAGGCCGGCAAATCTTCGACGGCGTTCAGCCTCCAGATTCTCTCCGAAAAATTGTTCAACGGCAACGAACTCAAGGCGGTCGACGATAATCAGTATCTCGTACCCGTACGCATCAAGTCGCTGTCGAACGAGGCCATCGGCATCAGCCGCTCCGTCATGTACGTGCCCGTATCTTTCAACAGAGATGTGAAAGGCCCATGGACGTTACTCGAGGGTGAAAACAACTGCTATGGCAAGGATCCTAACGCTCCTGCATGGGCATTAGGATATACTGCGAACAAATTGTTCGACGGCATATTGACCGCCGGCGGCGAATGGATCTCCTCGTGGGACAACGGCCCCATCTCATTCCCGATGACCTTTGTCGTAGATATGGGCAAGGCCCGCGTGTTTACCAAGTTCCTGATCAGCGACTATACGACTCACCAGGGCAACTACCGCGAATACGAAATCTACATAGCAGACAAGTATAACGGGGCAAGTACGCAGTGGACACTCGTCGCCGACGGGAAGCGCGATTTCAAAGGCTGGACCGGCACGATCGAGACTTATGATTATCCAGTTAAGACGATGATCGCCGGTCGTTACCTGAAGTTCATAATCCTAAAACCAGAGAATCCGCAAACGGGCGATTATCTGAATGGACGCGGTAAATTGGCCGACGTTCAGGGCATAGGCTTCTAA
- a CDS encoding DUF6377 domain-containing protein, giving the protein MPLRIILRFCVFFSLAAACLLPVGCTPQESYSLQTRAALERLDAELAQKARYQQWRQEQADELRGRIDAKAPTAEQAEQVFAVAQVFVTFDLDSSAYYVDRLYRLAERSGSRYERRLALLADIDVWLGRGQTSYAEAIFRKIDTVGMTPLEYGAWYLCFCSVASRRYSEVEDPHQKQAWRDTVFLTRRISVPGLSEFTRARMEALSLRDSARCAEALQLLEPFTAKVLSYPERALLYYAMSDIARKMGDEDLSAYCLAESSISDLCAGTRSYYSLYDLALRLFDRGDFDRAAAYMGSTFDDAVRCKSIARIPNSSAAAMKISEAVAANIAGRQTMMIVVICLAGVFLVVLTVVLWFVLWQHRRLHNNHEKLIRMSDMLREKNHELLGKNDHIRQINGALVDSNRIKDRYVCHYIDLSVRYIGQMDAFRREVCHIAKTQGADELVRQLSMSQTINGEYLKFYQSFDASFLDIFPHFIEQVNELLQPESRFAPRTDSSLTTELRILAALRLGITDSGHIASLLNCASATVYTYRTKLRNAALDRDDFESQVARIGL; this is encoded by the coding sequence ATGCCTCTGCGGATTATCCTTCGTTTCTGCGTGTTTTTCTCGTTGGCTGCGGCGTGCCTCCTGCCGGTAGGATGTACACCGCAGGAGAGCTATTCATTGCAGACCCGGGCCGCATTGGAGCGGTTGGATGCGGAGCTGGCGCAGAAAGCCCGCTATCAGCAGTGGCGCCAGGAGCAGGCCGACGAGTTGCGCGGCCGCATCGACGCCAAGGCCCCGACGGCTGAACAGGCGGAGCAGGTGTTCGCAGTGGCGCAGGTTTTCGTGACTTTCGATCTCGACTCTTCGGCCTATTACGTCGACCGGCTCTACCGGCTGGCCGAACGGAGCGGTTCGCGGTATGAGCGGCGGCTGGCCTTGCTGGCCGATATCGATGTCTGGCTGGGCCGCGGGCAGACCAGTTACGCCGAAGCTATTTTCCGGAAAATAGATACCGTCGGTATGACTCCGCTTGAGTATGGAGCATGGTATCTGTGTTTTTGCTCGGTGGCTTCCCGGCGTTATTCCGAGGTCGAGGACCCGCACCAGAAGCAGGCATGGCGTGATACGGTGTTCCTGACGCGCCGCATTTCGGTTCCGGGGCTGAGCGAATTTACCCGGGCGCGCATGGAGGCGCTGAGTCTTCGCGACAGTGCGCGCTGTGCGGAGGCGCTGCAATTGCTGGAGCCATTCACGGCCAAAGTCCTGAGTTATCCCGAACGTGCGTTGCTCTATTATGCCATGTCGGACATCGCCCGGAAAATGGGCGACGAGGACCTGTCGGCGTACTGCCTGGCCGAGTCGTCGATCTCCGACCTGTGCGCCGGAACCCGTTCTTACTATTCGCTCTACGACCTGGCGCTCCGGCTTTTCGACCGCGGGGACTTCGACCGTGCCGCGGCCTATATGGGTTCCACTTTCGACGATGCCGTGCGCTGCAAGTCGATCGCCCGGATTCCCAACTCTTCGGCGGCGGCAATGAAGATCAGCGAGGCCGTGGCGGCCAATATCGCCGGACGGCAGACAATGATGATCGTGGTCATCTGCCTGGCCGGAGTTTTCCTTGTGGTGCTGACTGTCGTGCTGTGGTTCGTGCTGTGGCAGCACCGCCGCCTGCACAACAACCACGAAAAACTGATCCGCATGAGCGATATGCTCCGCGAAAAGAACCACGAATTGCTCGGCAAGAACGATCATATCCGCCAGATCAACGGCGCTTTGGTCGATTCGAACCGCATCAAGGACCGTTATGTCTGTCACTATATCGACCTCTCGGTGCGCTATATCGGACAAATGGACGCTTTTCGCCGCGAAGTGTGCCACATTGCCAAGACCCAGGGCGCCGATGAACTGGTGCGCCAGCTCAGCATGTCGCAGACCATCAACGGCGAGTACCTCAAATTCTACCAGTCGTTTGACGCCTCGTTTCTCGATATTTTTCCGCATTTCATCGAGCAGGTCAACGAACTTTTGCAGCCCGAATCGCGCTTCGCTCCCCGCACGGACTCTTCACTGACGACCGAACTGCGGATTCTGGCTGCCCTGCGGCTCGGAATTACCGACAGCGGGCATATCGCTTCGCTGCTCAACTGCGCCTCCGCTACGGTCTATACCTACCGCACCAAACTGCGCAATGCCGCGCTCGACCGCGACGATTTCGAGTCGCAGGTCGCCCGGATCGGGTTGTAA
- a CDS encoding RagB/SusD family nutrient uptake outer membrane protein produces the protein MKQMRILCAILVFSLASTSCESYFDVKLDDQPNIEDIFSTTNGTKKYLAHIYSYIPMEEEIVGSEGWVVPRSDEAQYSFFQWVNYLQIKTGSYSSGTVNGTGGDLVTADAAYYNFWRKNYVAINQCSTFLKYVDLNKGESPDKIKAMKAEARFLRAFYYFCLFRQFGPVYIWGDQMPDETIMGSTIDRMTVDQNIDFIVGELDAIKNDLPLRMSDIGEPEASFVGRVTRGAALALKARVLLFAASPLYNGCDLYVGKMKNMRGEFLFPQTKDDTKWEAAAQAAWDVIDLGMYSLCEDNTQTDPFKKGVASYQKVMFDNWNSETIWGWWFRTTKGYEYFGPTGGQIGPAMPPNALETLGVRGGYGGIAPSLKLIDTYPMWETGRYPVTGYQGQNDLSKPIVDPQSGYQATGFTENYKQPADADWAPAFKAHNSCVGRDPRFYACLVPNGFYWPNKTFPNRFTCYDNAECTSRYSATSDANRLGYTWRRLLKPDYSLNDEYDMYKAIKYVYPAFRLAEVYLNYAEACNEKPQRDETAALLYLNKVRNRVGLKDIEEAYPEIKGNKELLRWCIQKERMVEFGLEAKRHYDACRWMIAKDEYPGTPWTLHLTATNYEDSYQRVNNELRISTYVFQDKDYLYPIGAAQLAEMTNMTQNYGF, from the coding sequence ATGAAACAAATGCGAATATTGTGTGCTATCCTGGTATTTTCCCTGGCATCGACCTCCTGTGAATCGTATTTCGACGTAAAACTGGACGACCAGCCCAATATCGAGGATATATTCAGCACGACAAACGGCACCAAAAAGTATCTCGCCCATATCTACTCCTACATTCCGATGGAGGAAGAGATCGTAGGCAGCGAGGGTTGGGTAGTTCCGCGCTCCGACGAAGCCCAGTACTCGTTCTTCCAGTGGGTGAACTACCTTCAGATCAAAACCGGCAGTTACAGCAGCGGTACGGTCAACGGGACCGGAGGCGACCTGGTAACAGCCGACGCGGCTTACTACAACTTCTGGAGAAAGAACTACGTGGCGATCAACCAGTGTTCGACGTTCCTCAAATACGTCGATCTAAACAAAGGCGAGAGCCCCGATAAAATCAAGGCCATGAAGGCCGAAGCCCGGTTCCTGCGTGCATTCTACTACTTCTGCCTGTTCCGTCAGTTCGGTCCGGTTTACATCTGGGGCGACCAGATGCCGGACGAAACTATCATGGGTTCGACGATCGACCGCATGACGGTGGACCAGAATATCGATTTCATCGTCGGCGAGTTGGACGCAATCAAGAACGACCTGCCGCTGCGGATGTCCGATATCGGAGAACCGGAGGCAAGTTTTGTCGGACGCGTTACGCGGGGAGCTGCACTGGCCCTGAAAGCACGCGTCCTGCTCTTCGCCGCATCGCCGCTCTACAACGGCTGCGACCTCTATGTCGGCAAGATGAAGAACATGCGCGGCGAATTCCTCTTTCCGCAGACCAAAGACGACACCAAATGGGAAGCTGCGGCACAGGCAGCATGGGATGTGATCGACCTGGGCATGTACAGCCTGTGCGAGGACAATACACAGACCGATCCGTTCAAGAAAGGCGTTGCATCGTATCAGAAAGTCATGTTCGACAACTGGAACAGCGAAACGATCTGGGGATGGTGGTTCCGGACGACCAAGGGTTACGAATACTTCGGCCCCACCGGCGGGCAGATCGGCCCGGCCATGCCGCCCAACGCACTGGAAACACTGGGTGTCCGCGGCGGATACGGCGGCATCGCCCCGTCGCTCAAGCTGATCGACACCTATCCCATGTGGGAAACCGGACGTTACCCGGTTACCGGCTACCAGGGCCAGAACGACCTGTCGAAACCGATCGTCGATCCCCAATCGGGATACCAGGCAACGGGATTCACCGAAAACTACAAGCAGCCGGCCGACGCCGACTGGGCCCCCGCTTTCAAGGCGCACAACAGTTGCGTCGGACGCGATCCGCGCTTCTACGCCTGCCTGGTCCCCAACGGATTCTACTGGCCTAACAAGACGTTCCCGAACCGGTTCACCTGCTATGACAACGCGGAGTGCACGTCGAGGTATTCCGCCACTTCGGACGCCAACCGCCTGGGTTATACCTGGCGCCGGCTGCTGAAACCCGACTATTCGCTCAACGACGAATACGACATGTACAAAGCAATCAAGTACGTGTATCCCGCATTCCGCCTGGCCGAGGTCTACCTGAACTACGCCGAGGCCTGCAACGAGAAACCGCAGCGCGACGAAACCGCAGCCCTCCTTTACCTGAACAAGGTACGCAACCGGGTCGGACTGAAGGATATCGAGGAGGCATACCCCGAAATCAAGGGCAACAAAGAATTGCTGCGCTGGTGTATCCAGAAAGAGCGCATGGTCGAATTCGGACTGGAAGCAAAACGTCACTACGACGCCTGCCGCTGGATGATCGCCAAGGACGAATACCCGGGCACTCCCTGGACGCTGCACCTGACTGCGACAAACTACGAGGATTCTTACCAGCGCGTGAACAACGAGCTCAGAATCAGCACCTATGTTTTCCAGGACAAGGACTATCTGTATCCCATCGGTGCCGCTCAGTTGGCCGAGATGACCAATATGACCCAGAATTACGGATTTTAA